One stretch of Streptomyces agglomeratus DNA includes these proteins:
- a CDS encoding glycerophosphodiester phosphodiesterase, with translation MTRVRHPYLDHPAPLAFAHRGGAADGLENTAAAFRRADKAGYRYFETDVHATSDGRLVAFHDTTLDRVTDGRGSIAALPWNVVSRARVAGREPLPLFEDLLEEFPDARWNVDIKAERALAPLVGLIRRTGAWDRVCVGSFNENRVSRAQRLAGPRLATSFGTTGVLGLWLRARSLPAAVRRSAVCTQVPETQNGIRVVDHRFVRTAHALGLQVHVWTVNDRARMAALLDLGVDGIMTDHIDTLRTVLTERGAWA, from the coding sequence GTGACCCGAGTACGCCACCCCTATCTGGACCACCCCGCGCCGCTCGCCTTCGCCCATCGCGGCGGGGCCGCCGACGGACTGGAGAACACCGCGGCGGCGTTCCGGCGCGCCGACAAGGCCGGGTACCGGTACTTCGAGACGGATGTGCACGCCACGTCGGACGGCCGCCTTGTCGCCTTCCACGACACGACACTCGACCGGGTGACGGACGGGCGGGGCAGTATCGCGGCGCTTCCCTGGAACGTCGTGAGCCGTGCGCGGGTGGCGGGCAGGGAGCCGTTGCCCCTCTTCGAGGACCTGCTGGAAGAGTTTCCGGACGCGCGCTGGAACGTCGACATCAAGGCCGAGCGCGCTCTCGCGCCGCTGGTCGGCCTGATCCGCAGGACCGGGGCCTGGGACCGGGTCTGCGTCGGGTCGTTCAACGAGAACCGGGTGTCCCGGGCGCAGCGCCTGGCGGGCCCCCGTCTCGCCACTTCGTTCGGCACGACGGGCGTGCTGGGGCTGTGGCTGCGGGCGCGCTCTCTGCCGGCCGCGGTGCGGCGCAGCGCGGTGTGCACCCAGGTGCCGGAGACGCAGAACGGCATCAGGGTCGTCGATCACCGCTTCGTGCGCACCGCACACGCGCTCGGCCTCCAGGTCCACGTCTGGACGGTCAACGACCGGGCCCGGATGGCAGCGCTTTTGGACCTCGGCGTGGATGGCATCATGACGGATCACATCGACACGTTGCGCACGGTGCTGACCGAGCGGGGAGCCTGGGCCTGA
- a CDS encoding glycosyltransferase family 4 protein produces the protein MRVAIVTESFPPDINGVAHCALQTARHLAARGHDPLVIAPAAAAEVTTGQGSGSDAATPYPVVRVPSLPLPGYPQVRVALPSRRVAAALTAHRADIVHLASPFVLGVRGMAAAARLGIPAVAVYQTDLAGYARTYMGAGEGTAWRRIRAVHSAADRTLAPSTAALRDLEEHGVPRVRLWARGVDTERFRPSLRDEALRRALAPGGELLVGYVGRLAPEKRLGLLAGVCGLPGVRVVVVGDGPSEPSLRAALPGAVFLGRRTGDELATIFASLDVFAHTGPYETFCQTVQEAMASGVPVIAPAAGGPLDLVRHGSTGLLVEPHDAAAVRTAVSALVEDAGLRTAYGRAGRAAVESRTWAVVGDQLLGHYADVLSGRTAVAA, from the coding sequence TTGCGTGTCGCCATCGTCACCGAGTCCTTTCCGCCCGACATCAACGGCGTTGCCCATTGCGCCCTTCAGACCGCCCGGCACCTGGCCGCCCGCGGTCATGATCCGCTCGTCATAGCGCCGGCCGCGGCCGCCGAGGTCACCACCGGTCAGGGCTCCGGCTCCGACGCCGCGACACCGTATCCCGTGGTGCGCGTGCCCTCGCTTCCGCTGCCCGGGTATCCGCAGGTGCGGGTGGCCCTGCCCAGCCGGCGAGTGGCCGCCGCGCTCACCGCCCACCGGGCCGACATCGTCCACCTGGCGAGCCCCTTCGTGCTCGGGGTGCGCGGAATGGCGGCCGCGGCACGGCTGGGCATCCCGGCCGTCGCCGTCTACCAGACCGATCTGGCCGGCTACGCCCGTACGTACATGGGTGCCGGGGAGGGGACCGCCTGGCGGCGCATACGGGCCGTGCACAGCGCGGCCGACCGCACTCTCGCACCCTCCACGGCGGCTCTGCGCGACCTGGAGGAACACGGAGTGCCCCGGGTCCGGCTGTGGGCGCGCGGGGTGGACACGGAGCGGTTCAGGCCGTCCCTTCGCGACGAGGCACTGCGGCGCGCTCTGGCACCCGGCGGGGAACTGCTCGTCGGATACGTCGGGCGGCTGGCGCCCGAGAAACGGCTGGGGCTGCTCGCGGGCGTGTGCGGCCTGCCGGGCGTACGGGTCGTGGTCGTCGGGGACGGGCCGAGCGAGCCCTCCCTGCGGGCCGCACTGCCCGGCGCCGTCTTCCTGGGCCGCAGGACGGGCGACGAACTCGCCACGATCTTCGCCTCGCTGGACGTCTTCGCGCACACCGGACCGTACGAGACGTTCTGTCAGACCGTGCAGGAGGCCATGGCGAGCGGCGTTCCCGTGATCGCTCCGGCGGCGGGCGGGCCGCTCGACCTCGTCCGTCACGGGAGCACCGGTCTGCTCGTCGAGCCGCACGACGCGGCCGCCGTACGGACGGCCGTTTCCGCGCTCGTCGAAGACGCGGGGCTGCGCACCGCCTACGGGCGCGCGGGCCGCGCCGCCGTCGAGAGCAGAACGTGGGCCGTCGTCGGCGATCAGCTGCTCGGTCACTACGCGGACGTACTGAGCGGCCGCACGGCGGTGGCGGCATGA
- a CDS encoding MFS transporter, whose product MSAGTVDRTDGTQEGDGPGGAAVRRREQRGWYFYDFACSVYSTSVLTVFLGPYLTTVAKAAADADGFVHPLGIPVRAGSVFAYAVSVSVVVAVLVMPLVGAVADRTGRKKPLLAAAAYTGAGATAGMFFLDGDRYLLGALLLIVANAAQSVSMVLYNAYLPQIAEPHERDRVSSRGWAFGYTSGAFVLVLNLVLYSGHESFGISESTAVRICLASAGLWWGAFTLVPLRRLRDRRVGARGGEGAGRVGAGWRHLIATVKDMRRHPLTLSFLLAYLVYNDGVQTVISQASVYGSEELGLDQTTLITAILLVQVLAVAGALGMGRLAQRFGAKRTILGSLAAWTLTIGAGYFLPAGEPVWFYALAAAIGLVLGGSQALSRSLFSHLVPRGKEAEYFSVYEMSDRGMSWLGPLVFGLAYQLTGSYRDAIISLVAFFAVGFALLVRVPVRRAVEAAGNPVPERI is encoded by the coding sequence GTGAGCGCTGGCACCGTGGACCGTACGGACGGCACGCAGGAGGGGGACGGCCCCGGCGGAGCGGCCGTCCGCAGGCGCGAACAGCGCGGCTGGTACTTCTACGACTTCGCGTGCTCCGTCTACTCCACGAGTGTGCTCACCGTCTTCCTCGGCCCCTACCTCACGACGGTCGCGAAGGCGGCGGCGGACGCGGACGGCTTCGTCCACCCCCTGGGCATCCCGGTACGGGCGGGCTCGGTGTTCGCGTACGCCGTCTCGGTGTCCGTCGTGGTGGCCGTCCTCGTCATGCCGCTGGTGGGCGCGGTCGCCGACCGTACGGGCCGCAAGAAGCCCCTGCTGGCCGCCGCCGCGTACACCGGGGCGGGTGCCACGGCGGGCATGTTCTTCCTGGACGGCGACCGCTACCTGCTGGGCGCGCTCCTGCTGATCGTCGCCAACGCGGCGCAGTCCGTTTCGATGGTGCTCTACAACGCGTACCTCCCCCAGATCGCGGAGCCGCACGAGCGCGACCGGGTCTCCTCGCGGGGCTGGGCCTTCGGCTACACGTCGGGCGCGTTCGTGCTCGTCCTCAACCTCGTCCTCTACTCCGGTCACGAGAGCTTCGGGATATCGGAGTCCACCGCCGTACGGATCTGCCTGGCCTCGGCCGGGCTGTGGTGGGGCGCGTTCACGCTCGTACCGCTGCGCCGGCTGCGCGACCGGAGGGTGGGGGCGCGCGGCGGGGAGGGTGCGGGCAGGGTCGGTGCCGGATGGCGTCATCTGATCGCGACCGTCAAGGACATGCGCCGCCACCCCCTGACGCTGTCCTTCCTGCTGGCCTATCTGGTCTACAACGACGGCGTGCAGACGGTGATCTCCCAGGCATCCGTCTACGGGTCCGAGGAGCTCGGCCTCGACCAGACGACCCTCATCACGGCGATCCTGCTGGTCCAGGTGCTCGCGGTGGCCGGGGCGCTCGGCATGGGCCGGCTGGCCCAGCGGTTCGGCGCCAAGCGCACCATCCTGGGCTCGCTGGCCGCCTGGACCCTGACGATCGGCGCCGGATACTTCCTGCCGGCCGGTGAGCCCGTCTGGTTCTACGCCCTGGCGGCGGCGATCGGCCTGGTCCTCGGCGGCAGCCAGGCCCTCTCGCGGTCCCTCTTCTCACACCTGGTGCCGCGCGGCAAGGAGGCGGAGTACTTCTCGGTCTACGAGATGAGCGACCGGGGCATGAGCTGGCTGGGCCCGCTGGTCTTCGGGCTCGCCTACCAGCTGACCGGCAGCTACCGGGACGCGATCATCTCGCTCGTGGCCTTCTTCGCGGTGGGGTTCGCGCTGCTCGTACGGGTACCCGTACGGCGGGCCGTGGAGGCGGCGGGAAACCCCGTGCCGGAGCGAATTTAG
- a CDS encoding HEAT repeat domain-containing protein produces the protein MFDPVIAPSGTLLGLLQRGRGDGTLHALAAPRPEALAALNHCVLDDPRHDWQVENRSLYYARLYLDLDGGLEAIEQHLFDPEDLVDDDESRTGLALAVLGHLASYGRDDALVLLRRYARTGANWAWALDELALRDDDAGLRGLAAPVLARFPGTPEGEAGLAAAVRDAFEPRPWRLWAEDPRDSVGGRVRAAGERGSFSRWQRQMRPTGPRPGWSVQAVFDWAQQGLDRGTPLHVPAARCLTAVAGPGDRPAIVEAARDGQDGARCTALHYLAESRDPVVLDLIETAAQSPSRTVADAAVASFERMCGEDAVDRARGWVHRPDALGASAAGVLACRGGAQDVPLVLGALRETVRADGPDAPLLWALVDGAGRLGICAAAPVLRHVYRETASSHLRGRAARALAATDTSFATGFAVECLWDCEETTREVAALHAETGDARVAERLRRLAADPAEEAEVQTAVRSRIGPDAPAA, from the coding sequence ATGTTCGATCCAGTCATAGCGCCGAGCGGCACCTTGCTCGGCCTCCTGCAGAGGGGCCGCGGCGACGGCACGCTGCACGCGCTCGCCGCGCCCCGCCCCGAAGCGCTCGCGGCCCTGAACCACTGCGTTCTCGACGACCCCCGCCACGACTGGCAGGTCGAGAACCGCTCCCTCTACTACGCGCGCCTCTACCTGGATCTCGACGGCGGGCTTGAAGCGATCGAGCAGCACCTCTTCGACCCGGAAGACCTCGTCGACGACGACGAGAGCAGGACCGGCCTCGCGCTCGCCGTGCTGGGCCACCTCGCCTCGTACGGCAGGGACGACGCTCTCGTACTGCTGCGGCGGTACGCCAGGACCGGCGCCAACTGGGCGTGGGCCCTCGACGAGCTCGCCCTGCGCGACGACGACGCCGGGCTGCGCGGGCTCGCCGCGCCCGTACTCGCCCGGTTCCCCGGCACCCCGGAGGGCGAGGCCGGGCTGGCCGCCGCCGTACGGGACGCCTTCGAGCCCCGGCCGTGGCGGCTGTGGGCAGAGGACCCGCGCGACAGCGTCGGCGGCCGGGTGCGGGCGGCGGGAGAGCGCGGCTCGTTCAGCCGGTGGCAGCGGCAGATGCGGCCGACGGGGCCGCGCCCCGGCTGGAGCGTCCAGGCGGTGTTCGACTGGGCCCAGCAGGGCCTCGACCGCGGTACGCCGCTCCATGTGCCGGCCGCCAGGTGCCTGACCGCCGTCGCCGGCCCCGGGGACCGCCCCGCGATCGTCGAGGCCGCGCGCGACGGCCAGGACGGCGCCCGCTGCACCGCGCTCCACTACCTCGCCGAATCACGCGACCCCGTCGTGCTCGACCTCATCGAGACGGCGGCCCAGAGCCCCTCCCGTACCGTCGCGGACGCCGCTGTCGCCTCCTTCGAGCGGATGTGCGGCGAGGACGCGGTGGACCGGGCGCGCGGCTGGGTGCACCGTCCGGACGCCCTCGGGGCCTCCGCGGCAGGGGTGCTGGCCTGCCGGGGCGGGGCGCAGGACGTTCCGCTCGTGCTCGGAGCGCTGCGGGAGACCGTACGGGCCGACGGGCCCGACGCGCCGCTCCTGTGGGCCCTCGTGGACGGGGCAGGACGGCTCGGCATCTGCGCCGCGGCGCCCGTACTGCGCCACGTCTACCGCGAGACGGCCTCCTCGCACCTGCGCGGCCGCGCGGCACGCGCCCTGGCCGCCACCGATACCTCGTTCGCCACCGGCTTCGCCGTCGAGTGCCTGTGGGACTGCGAGGAGACCACCAGGGAAGTGGCCGCGCTGCACGCCGAGACCGGCGACGCGCGCGTGGCGGAGCGGCTGCGGCGGCTCGCCGCCGATCCGGCCGAGGAGGCCGAGGTCCAGACCGCGGTACGGAGCAGGATCGGGCCCGACGCGCCCGCTGCCTGA
- a CDS encoding YczE/YyaS/YitT family protein encodes MDGISCQATECHAAVHRRHYLCPAQSREPHLSRELTRRLVQLYAGLALYGVSSAALVRAGLGLEPWGVLHQGLAEKTGLTIGVVSIVVGAAVLLLWIPIRQRPGLGTVSNVVVIGVAMDGTLALMPDVHGLAAQIPLMLAGIVLNGAATGLYIAARFGPGPRDGLMTGLHRVTGRSVRLVRTAIEVAVVATGFALGGSLGAGTVVYALAIGPLVQLFLRVFAVPAPAAGSTVVAAGTPERAIIPR; translated from the coding sequence ATGGATGGCATCTCCTGCCAAGCCACAGAGTGTCATGCGGCGGTCCACCGTCGCCACTACCTCTGTCCAGCTCAATCCAGGGAGCCTCACTTGTCCAGGGAACTCACCCGTCGGCTCGTGCAGCTGTACGCAGGTCTCGCGCTGTACGGGGTGAGCTCCGCGGCCCTGGTGCGCGCGGGCCTCGGCCTCGAACCCTGGGGAGTGCTGCACCAGGGTCTCGCCGAGAAGACAGGGCTCACGATCGGTGTGGTCTCGATCGTCGTCGGAGCCGCCGTCCTGCTGCTCTGGATCCCGATCAGGCAGCGCCCGGGGCTCGGCACCGTCTCGAACGTGGTGGTGATCGGTGTCGCCATGGACGGGACCCTCGCCCTCATGCCCGACGTGCACGGCCTCGCGGCCCAGATCCCCCTGATGCTCGCCGGCATCGTGCTCAACGGCGCGGCGACCGGCCTCTACATCGCCGCCCGGTTCGGACCCGGCCCGCGCGACGGGCTGATGACCGGGCTGCACCGCGTCACCGGGCGCTCCGTCCGGCTCGTGCGCACCGCGATCGAAGTGGCCGTGGTCGCCACCGGCTTCGCCCTGGGCGGCTCGCTCGGCGCCGGAACCGTCGTCTACGCCCTGGCCATCGGACCGCTCGTCCAGCTCTTCCTGCGCGTCTTCGCCGTCCCCGCGCCGGCCGCCGGCAGCACCGTCGTCGCCGCCGGTACACCGGAACGGGCGATAATCCCCCGGTGA
- a CDS encoding ankyrin repeat domain-containing protein produces the protein MSETPDPEVVELAGKVFDLARQGETEALAAYVDAGVPANLTNDRGDTLVMLAAYHGHAGAVKALLSRGADPDRANDRGQTPLAGAVFKGEEAVVRALVEGGADPAAGTPSAVDTARMFDKKDLLELFGAR, from the coding sequence ATGAGTGAAACCCCGGATCCCGAGGTGGTCGAACTGGCCGGCAAGGTCTTCGACCTGGCGCGTCAGGGAGAGACCGAGGCGCTCGCCGCGTACGTCGACGCCGGCGTGCCCGCGAACCTCACCAACGACCGGGGCGACACCCTCGTGATGCTCGCCGCCTATCACGGCCACGCAGGCGCCGTGAAGGCCCTGCTGAGCCGTGGCGCCGACCCGGACCGCGCCAACGACCGGGGGCAGACACCGCTCGCGGGCGCCGTCTTCAAGGGCGAGGAAGCCGTCGTGCGCGCACTGGTCGAGGGCGGCGCCGACCCGGCCGCCGGAACCCCGTCAGCGGTGGACACGGCGCGCATGTTCGACAAGAAAGACCTGCTGGAGCTCTTCGGGGCGCGGTGA
- a CDS encoding PLP-dependent aminotransferase family protein, whose product MAQWTSAVGAAQLARQLNAQQARPQGPGTRKPPAYRALADGIRLLVLEGRVPVAARLPAERELAVALAVSRTTVAAAYEALRAEGFLESRRGAGSWTAVPAGNPLPARGLEPLPPESLGSVIDLGCASLPAPEPWLTRAVQGALEELPPYAHTHGDYPAGLPALRQMLADRYTARGIPTMPEQIMVTTGAMGAIDAICHLFAGRGERIAVESPSYANILQLMREAGARLVPVAMAEGLTGWDLPRWRQVLRDAAPRLAYVVADFHNPTGALADESQRRQLVDAARSAGTVLVVDETMTELFLDADVDMPRPVCAFDPSGSTVLTVGSASKAFWAGMRIGWVRAAPDVIRSLVAARAYADLGTPVLEQLAVTWLMSTGGWEEAVEIRRTQARDNRDALVAAVRRELPDWEFDVPNGGLTLWVRTGGLSGSRLAEMGERVGVRVPSGPRFGVDGAFEGYVRLPFTVGGPVADEAAVRLAAAARLVESGATSGSETPRTFVA is encoded by the coding sequence ATGGCGCAGTGGACTTCGGCGGTCGGTGCGGCCCAGCTCGCCAGGCAGCTCAACGCCCAGCAGGCCCGGCCGCAGGGCCCCGGTACGCGCAAGCCCCCGGCCTACCGCGCGCTCGCCGACGGGATAAGGCTGCTGGTCCTCGAAGGGCGCGTTCCCGTCGCCGCCCGGCTGCCCGCCGAGCGCGAGCTGGCGGTGGCCCTGGCGGTCAGCCGTACCACCGTGGCGGCGGCGTACGAGGCCCTGCGCGCCGAGGGCTTCCTGGAGTCGCGCAGGGGAGCCGGCAGCTGGACTGCCGTTCCCGCCGGAAACCCGCTGCCCGCGCGCGGCCTGGAGCCCCTGCCGCCCGAGTCCCTCGGCTCCGTGATCGACCTCGGCTGCGCCTCGCTGCCGGCGCCCGAACCGTGGCTCACCCGCGCCGTACAGGGCGCGCTGGAGGAACTGCCGCCGTACGCGCACACCCACGGCGACTACCCGGCGGGTCTGCCCGCGCTGCGCCAGATGCTCGCCGACCGCTACACCGCGCGCGGCATCCCGACCATGCCCGAGCAGATCATGGTCACGACCGGTGCCATGGGCGCGATCGACGCCATCTGCCACCTGTTCGCGGGACGCGGCGAACGCATCGCCGTCGAGTCGCCGTCGTACGCCAACATCCTTCAGCTCATGCGTGAGGCGGGTGCCCGGCTGGTGCCCGTCGCGATGGCCGAGGGGCTCACGGGCTGGGACCTCCCGCGTTGGCGCCAGGTCCTGCGCGACGCCGCGCCCCGGCTCGCCTACGTCGTCGCCGACTTCCACAACCCGACCGGCGCCCTGGCCGACGAGAGCCAGCGGCGCCAGCTCGTCGACGCGGCGCGCTCGGCCGGGACCGTTCTCGTCGTGGACGAGACCATGACGGAGCTGTTCCTGGACGCGGACGTGGACATGCCGCGCCCGGTCTGCGCCTTCGACCCGTCCGGCAGCACGGTCCTGACCGTGGGCTCCGCGAGCAAGGCGTTCTGGGCTGGCATGCGCATCGGCTGGGTGCGGGCGGCGCCCGACGTGATCCGAAGCCTGGTGGCGGCCCGCGCGTACGCCGACCTCGGCACGCCCGTCCTCGAACAGCTCGCCGTCACCTGGCTGATGAGCACCGGCGGCTGGGAAGAGGCCGTGGAGATCCGCCGCACCCAGGCGCGCGACAACCGTGACGCCCTGGTGGCGGCGGTCCGCAGGGAGCTGCCCGACTGGGAGTTCGACGTCCCGAACGGCGGGCTGACGCTGTGGGTCCGCACCGGGGGGCTGTCGGGCTCGCGGCTCGCCGAGATGGGCGAGCGCGTCGGGGTCCGCGTCCCCTCGGGGCCGCGTTTCGGGGTCGACGGGGCCTTCGAGGGATACGTGCGGCTGCCGTTCACCGTCGGCGGTCCGGTGGCGGACGAGGCGGCGGTGCGGCTGGCCGCGGCCGCGAGGCTGGTGGAGAGCGGGGCGACGTCCGGCTCGGAGACGCCGCGTACCTTCGTCGCCTGA
- a CDS encoding glycosyltransferase — MSGRGNGGPLRIVRLANFVTPSSGGLRTALGELGRGYLAAGHEPVLVVPGERESDELTAQGRVITLPGVELPGTGGYRVLVGRRRLRGLLETLSPDRLEVSDRTSLRWTGEWARRNRVPSVMVSHETADGVLRTWGVPRTVAGRTADRLNARSAWAYSRIVCTTEWAEREFVRIGARNVVRAPLGVDLRAFRPERRSTALRARLAHGNDVLLLLCSRLSVEKHPGTALDALATLRGNGVRAALVVAGDGPSRDQMVRRARAERLPVAFLGHVAERRELADLQASADLCLAPGPAETFGLSALEALACGTPVVASASAALPEVIGDAGLAAADSGEAFADAVRQLLDRPEEARRTAARARAELFGWPAAVDAFLAAHDTCALTAHDTSAPAAHDTSAPARAPEVTG, encoded by the coding sequence ATGAGCGGCCGGGGGAACGGCGGGCCTCTGCGGATCGTACGGCTGGCCAATTTCGTCACCCCGTCGTCGGGCGGGCTGCGCACCGCCCTGGGGGAGCTGGGGCGCGGTTACCTGGCCGCCGGGCACGAGCCGGTGCTGGTCGTTCCGGGCGAGCGGGAGAGCGACGAACTCACCGCACAGGGCCGGGTGATCACCCTGCCGGGTGTGGAGCTGCCCGGCACCGGCGGCTACCGGGTACTCGTCGGCCGCCGGAGGCTGCGCGGGCTCCTGGAGACGCTGTCGCCGGACCGGCTGGAAGTCTCCGACCGTACGTCGCTGCGCTGGACGGGGGAGTGGGCGCGGCGCAACAGGGTGCCGTCGGTGATGGTTTCGCACGAGACGGCGGACGGGGTGCTGCGGACGTGGGGGGTGCCGCGGACGGTCGCCGGCCGAACGGCGGACCGGCTGAACGCGCGCAGCGCCTGGGCGTACTCGCGGATCGTCTGCACCACGGAGTGGGCGGAGCGCGAGTTCGTGCGCATCGGCGCGCGCAATGTGGTGCGCGCTCCCCTGGGCGTCGATCTGCGCGCCTTCCGTCCGGAACGGCGCAGTACGGCGCTGCGTGCCCGGCTCGCTCACGGGAACGACGTACTCCTCCTGCTGTGCTCGCGCCTGTCGGTCGAGAAGCACCCGGGAACGGCCCTTGACGCCCTCGCGACGCTTCGCGGGAACGGCGTACGGGCGGCCCTGGTGGTCGCGGGGGACGGGCCGTCGCGCGACCAGATGGTGCGAAGGGCGCGTGCGGAGCGGCTGCCGGTCGCGTTCCTGGGACATGTGGCGGAGCGCCGTGAACTGGCGGACCTCCAGGCGTCGGCGGACCTCTGCCTGGCTCCGGGCCCCGCCGAGACCTTCGGACTGTCCGCACTGGAGGCGCTGGCCTGCGGCACGCCGGTCGTCGCCAGTGCGTCCGCCGCGCTGCCGGAGGTGATCGGCGACGCGGGCCTGGCGGCCGCCGACTCCGGTGAGGCGTTCGCCGACGCCGTACGACAGCTGCTCGACCGCCCGGAAGAGGCGCGCCGCACGGCCGCCAGGGCGCGGGCGGAACTCTTCGGATGGCCCGCGGCGGTGGACGCGTTCCTGGCCGCGCACGACACGTGTGCCCTGACCGCGCACGACACGAGCGCCCCGGCCGCGCACGACACGAGCGCCCCGGCGCGGGCGCCGGAGGTGACCGGATGA